The Polynucleobacter sp. MWH-UH2A DNA segment GGCACTCCGCCCTGTTCAGAAACATAAATTCCAGGGGCGCCAGATTTTCTCTCTGCTTGGATCCCAAAGTCTGACAAAGTATCAATTAATGCTTGCTCAATTCGAAAAACCAACTCTTTAACGTAGATTCCTAAGCGCTTTAAATCCAACAATAGATAGACCACAAGCTGCCCTGGACCATGATAGGTAATCTCACCACCTCGGTCTACTTGAACCATCGGAATCTGATTGCTTGGTGAGTGCAAATTGCCAGCGTCACCCGCCAACCCCAAAGTAAATACTGGAGGGTGCTCTAGCACCCAGATCTCATCTGAAGTATTTGCAGCACGCTCTTTAGTAAACACCTGCATTGCCTCATACGTTTTAGCGTAATCAGCTACTCCAAGATGTTTAATTAAAACCCTCATAAAGCTTTAAAGAACTATGCTCACGAGGGGATGGGTAGAGAGCGTGCGATAGAGCTCATCTAATTGCTCACGACTGGTTGCAGTAATTGGCAATGTAATACCTAAATAATTTCCATCTTTTGAAGGTCGCTGCTCTACCTTGCTTTCATCAAAGGTCGGGTCAAGCTGTTTTGCAATGTGCACAATCGCTGGCAAATATTCAGGAATATTTTTTCCCATCACCTTAATAGGGAATAAAGAAGGGTATTCAATTAACGATTTTTCTTCAGCCATAGTGATGTTCTTTGTTCTTGTTCTGTTCTTTAGGTTTTATTGTTTGCGGTGATCTGGCATTCCCAGCCAAGCACCAGTAATGATATTGCGAATGCAATGTAATCTGCGATGGAAAAAATGATCAGCTCCAGGAACTACTTGAACCGTTAGTTCTTGAGGGCGGGCCCAGTCAAGCACATCAATCAATGGAATCGTTTCATCCAATTCACCATGAATCAAGATGGTGTCAGCAGGAACTTGCGCTAAGGTCCATTTGCCCGCAGCACTTCCCACCATCACCAATCTTTCAGCAGGTCGACCTAACTCAGCCAATCGCTGAACCAGATGGCTACCAACAAAGCTACCAAATGAAAATCCAGAAACTACTAAAGGTAAGGTATTGGCCGAGTTAACCCAAGGCTGATTAGATGTCGCTTCAAACTGAGACCAGCTAGATGGAGTTTGCATCCACTCAGTGACATGCAATAAATCTTCTAACTCACCAACGCCATCATCATGCACACCAGCCGTTCCACCAACACCCCGAAAATTAGGGCGCACGCTGACATAGCCCAATTGGTTGAATGAACGGGCCATTGTTTGGGCAACCTTGTTATCCATTGTTCCACCCATCAGCGGATGAGGATGAGCTACTAAAGCAAGGCCGCGCACTTGAAAGGTTGGATCACTCTTCAACTCATCAGGGAGATCAATCGACATTTCGATTGGACCAACAATTCCATCAATCTGAATTAATTTAGTGCGACTATTCATACAAAATACTTTCAACAATAAAAATGATCATTGCAACTTAGGTAAGTTGCAAACGAGCAACGGGGATGCCTTTAATTAAATGGGATTGAATGATCTCTTCTACATCCTCTTGATCAATCAAGGTATACCAAATACCCTCTGGATACACAACCATTACCGGACCATCAGCGCAACGGTCTAAGCAGCCCGCTTTATTGACCCGAATTTTTCCAGGGCCTGCAAGACCTAATTCTTTGACCCTATTTTTTGCATACTCAAATAAAGCAAATGCATTATGACGATCACAGCAATCTTCACCGTTACTACGTTGATTTAAACAAAAAAATAAGTGATGAGAAAAAGCCATAAGTAAATTTATTTAGTATTGGGAGTGTGGTTGAGGACGAAACGCATTCCGAATCATCCAAACAATAGCCATGGGTAGCCATATCACTGAAACCCACTGCATCAATTCATTAAAGTGCAATAACCGTCCTTGATTCCAATGCCTTAAAGTCAAAATGAAATAGGGATTATCGGGCATTATGTTAATCACGACAGTAACGCCAATCAAACAAGAGATTGCTAAAAACCATTTAGTCCTCTGAGGCAAGCCTAAGGCCCAGCGTAGAGCGATAGTTGATAAAAACATTCCCCAAAATGCACCCGTAGTCAGCCAAATAAAACTGAACTCAACACCAAATTGCAAGGCCGTAAATAAGGTCTTCAGAACAACTGTGAAACAGAGTAAGCCATTTAAGATCTGCCACTGCGGAGCTTTGGCACGCATACCTAAAGAAAGAAGCAAAGCTACACCAAGCCAACAAAAGCCGGTGATGAACATCTCTTGCGCAACTTGATTGACTACGAGAGTGCCCCAATCAATTGAACCAAAAATGACATGCCCCCAGACACCAACGCCTAGCCATGAGCTTTGAGGGTAAATTTGCGACCACGGGAAAAGCAGGAAGAGTGCACACACAGCCCAATTCAGACCAAACCACTGATCAAATCTTCGCCGTAATGCGCTGCCCGATAACCACTGGGGGCCTAGAGGAATAGCTAACAACGCACCTAAGAAACATCCGAATACATTGGCCCACCAATCCATCAGACTGGGGATGCGTGTTGGCAGCCATGACTGTAGTGTTTCCACAGTAAGCGCAAGCACTGCACTTAAGCCAATAGCTATACCTAATGCCACAAAATTTTGCCAACGAGGATATGCAGCAAAAACCAATAAAAATCCAAAAGGGATGTACGCCAGAATATTGACTGAAACATCGAAAAGCGTAATAAACCGAGGCAACGGGGCATCAATCCAAGCATATGCGCTAATGCCATTATGAAAGTCAAAATCAAATGGGTTTAAGCTCATATAGACAATCAACAAGACATAGATCAGACTCATTGCACGTGCGAGTGGCATTGCCTGTAATGGCCAAAGCAACTTCCGGGGGCGGTGATCTTTTGCATGCATTCCACAATTCTAGGTCAGACCTTTCTACAATGGCGAAATGACTGCTAATTGCATCCTTGAACGTGTTGCCGAGACCAAATCCACCAATGATGACCTATTGGAGCGCTGGCGCTCGGGTCAACTGATAGACCCTGTAGCCAGAATTGCCCATAGACAAACTGCCGGAAAAGGGAGGGCTGGTCGCGCTTGGTTATCAAATCCAGATGACTCCATCTGCTTTTCCGTTGCCTACCCCTTCAAGAGAAGCCCTGCTCAATTAGCAGGTCTTAGTCTATTAGTGGGCTTAGCGGTAATTGAAGGCATTGCGAGAGCTTGCAATCTAAATAAGTCGCTGCTGTTGCAATCTGGCCTACGTCTCAAATGGCCAAATGATTTACTGTTAAACAACGCCAAACTTGGCGGAATTTTGATTGAGGGTGGGCAAGCAAAACCGACCGACCCAAGTTGGATGATTGTTGGTATTGGCCTCAATTTACGCAACGCAAGTTCAATAGAAAAAAATCTTCATGAGGTCGGCGCAAAAGTTAGTGCAATTGAAGATCTGCTGTCAAAAGATTCAACGCTGCCAGATGCAGAATATCTTTGGTTAAGCTTGCTTGACTCCCTGGAGCAATACTTTCAGAATTTTGATGCTCAAGGATTTGCCCCATATCAGCAGGAATGGAGCACATGGGATGCTTATGCAAACCAAACTGTTTGCCTTTCTGGGGCTGGTAAAGAACCTATATATGGGTTAGCAAAAGGCATCGGCATGGATGGCGCACTCTTGCTTGAGCAAGAAGGAAGAATGATTTCTATTTATGCAGGTGATGTTTCCTTAAGAGTCCAGCCATGAGCCTATATTTAATTTTTGATGTTGGTAACACCCGCCTCAAATGGGCTGCTGTCGAGTCAAGCAAGCAACCAT contains these protein-coding regions:
- a CDS encoding alpha/beta hydrolase — protein: MNSRTKLIQIDGIVGPIEMSIDLPDELKSDPTFQVRGLALVAHPHPLMGGTMDNKVAQTMARSFNQLGYVSVRPNFRGVGGTAGVHDDGVGELEDLLHVTEWMQTPSSWSQFEATSNQPWVNSANTLPLVVSGFSFGSFVGSHLVQRLAELGRPAERLVMVGSAAGKWTLAQVPADTILIHGELDETIPLIDVLDWARPQELTVQVVPGADHFFHRRLHCIRNIITGAWLGMPDHRKQ
- a CDS encoding biotin--[acetyl-CoA-carboxylase] ligase is translated as MTANCILERVAETKSTNDDLLERWRSGQLIDPVARIAHRQTAGKGRAGRAWLSNPDDSICFSVAYPFKRSPAQLAGLSLLVGLAVIEGIARACNLNKSLLLQSGLRLKWPNDLLLNNAKLGGILIEGGQAKPTDPSWMIVGIGLNLRNASSIEKNLHEVGAKVSAIEDLLSKDSTLPDAEYLWLSLLDSLEQYFQNFDAQGFAPYQQEWSTWDAYANQTVCLSGAGKEPIYGLAKGIGMDGALLLEQEGRMISIYAGDVSLRVQP
- a CDS encoding YbeD family protein; this encodes MAEEKSLIEYPSLFPIKVMGKNIPEYLPAIVHIAKQLDPTFDESKVEQRPSKDGNYLGITLPITATSREQLDELYRTLSTHPLVSIVL
- the lipB gene encoding lipoyl(octanoyl) transferase LipB is translated as MRVLIKHLGVADYAKTYEAMQVFTKERAANTSDEIWVLEHPPVFTLGLAGDAGNLHSPSNQIPMVQVDRGGEITYHGPGQLVVYLLLDLKRLGIYVKELVFRIEQALIDTLSDFGIQAERKSGAPGIYVSEQGGVPNEWVGSKVAALGLKVSKSCSYHGLALNVATDLEAFGRIHPCGYQGLKTVDMQTLGIKDNIGMISQVLLKHLQKQLMLDGLES
- a CDS encoding ferredoxin, producing MAFSHHLFFCLNQRSNGEDCCDRHNAFALFEYAKNRVKELGLAGPGKIRVNKAGCLDRCADGPVMVVYPEGIWYTLIDQEDVEEIIQSHLIKGIPVARLQLT
- a CDS encoding VanZ family protein; translation: MHAKDHRPRKLLWPLQAMPLARAMSLIYVLLIVYMSLNPFDFDFHNGISAYAWIDAPLPRFITLFDVSVNILAYIPFGFLLVFAAYPRWQNFVALGIAIGLSAVLALTVETLQSWLPTRIPSLMDWWANVFGCFLGALLAIPLGPQWLSGSALRRRFDQWFGLNWAVCALFLLFPWSQIYPQSSWLGVGVWGHVIFGSIDWGTLVVNQVAQEMFITGFCWLGVALLLSLGMRAKAPQWQILNGLLCFTVVLKTLFTALQFGVEFSFIWLTTGAFWGMFLSTIALRWALGLPQRTKWFLAISCLIGVTVVINIMPDNPYFILTLRHWNQGRLLHFNELMQWVSVIWLPMAIVWMIRNAFRPQPHSQY